The proteins below are encoded in one region of Pseudomonas putida S13.1.2:
- a CDS encoding efflux transporter outer membrane subunit translates to MTFAQTPLHRALQALTRGRGSRLLGAGLCVALLSACTLSPDYHRPELNSTAAQFKHAEGWTQATPSDAIARGDWWEIYGDAGLNALVEELNRSNQTVAQSEAQYRQAQALVRSSRAALFPSLDLSAGKNRSAQGTGSSSSSLSNNSSGIRNTYTAQLGVSWEIDLWGKLRETMNANEASAEASFADLASIRLSQQSELVQNYLQLRVIDEQKRLLEATVAAYERSLRMTENQYRAGVSGPDAVAQARTQLKSTQADLIDLIWQRAQFENAIAVLLGKTPADFALADSKAIPALPVIPVSLPSQLLERRPDIAAAERNVMAANANIGVSRAAYFPDLSLSMSGGYSSSSFSNWIELPNRYWSVGPQLALTLFDAGKRSAEVDRTVAVYDQTVAQYRQTVLDGFKEVENLLVQLKVYGDEAVVRQEALDAARESLRLTENQYRAGLIGYLDVVNVQTTALSNERSVLNLLQGRLVASVQLVAALGGGWDAEQAFAEQD, encoded by the coding sequence ATGACTTTTGCCCAGACCCCACTTCACCGTGCGCTGCAAGCGTTGACCCGAGGGCGTGGCTCGCGCCTGCTCGGCGCCGGGTTGTGCGTGGCCTTGCTCAGTGCCTGTACCTTGAGCCCGGACTACCACCGCCCCGAGCTGAACAGCACGGCGGCGCAGTTCAAACACGCTGAAGGCTGGACCCAGGCCACGCCGTCCGATGCCATCGCCCGCGGCGACTGGTGGGAAATCTACGGCGATGCAGGGCTCAATGCGCTGGTCGAGGAGCTTAATCGCAGCAACCAGACCGTGGCGCAATCAGAAGCGCAGTACCGCCAGGCTCAGGCGCTGGTGCGCAGCAGCCGTGCGGCGCTGTTTCCCAGCCTGGACCTGAGCGCTGGCAAGAACCGCTCGGCGCAGGGTACCGGCAGCTCCAGTTCCAGCCTGTCCAACAACAGCAGTGGTATTCGCAACACCTACACCGCGCAGTTGGGCGTGAGTTGGGAAATCGACCTGTGGGGCAAGCTGCGCGAAACCATGAATGCCAACGAGGCCAGCGCTGAAGCCAGCTTCGCCGACCTTGCTTCGATCCGCTTGAGCCAGCAATCGGAGCTGGTGCAGAACTACCTGCAATTGCGTGTTATCGATGAGCAGAAACGTTTGCTGGAAGCCACCGTGGCGGCCTATGAGCGCTCGCTGCGAATGACCGAAAACCAGTACCGCGCCGGTGTCTCCGGGCCGGATGCCGTGGCCCAGGCACGCACCCAGCTCAAAAGCACCCAGGCTGACCTGATCGACCTGATCTGGCAGCGTGCGCAGTTCGAGAACGCCATCGCTGTGCTGCTGGGCAAGACCCCGGCCGACTTTGCCCTGGCTGACAGCAAGGCTATCCCGGCATTACCGGTAATTCCGGTGTCGCTGCCTTCGCAACTGCTGGAACGTCGCCCGGACATTGCTGCTGCCGAACGCAACGTGATGGCGGCCAACGCCAATATTGGCGTGTCGCGGGCTGCGTACTTCCCCGACCTCAGCCTGAGCATGAGTGGCGGTTATTCCAGCAGCAGCTTCAGCAACTGGATCGAGCTGCCCAACCGCTACTGGTCGGTAGGCCCGCAGCTGGCGCTGACCCTGTTCGACGCCGGCAAGCGCAGCGCCGAGGTGGACCGCACGGTGGCGGTGTATGACCAGACCGTGGCGCAGTATCGTCAGACTGTGCTGGACGGCTTCAAGGAAGTGGAAAACCTGCTGGTGCAGTTGAAGGTGTACGGCGATGAAGCGGTGGTGCGCCAGGAGGCGCTGGACGCCGCACGCGAGTCGCTGCGCCTGACCGAGAACCAGTACCGCGCCGGGTTGATCGGCTACCTGGACGTAGTCAACGTGCAGACCACGGCACTGAGCAACGAGCGCAGCGTGCTGAACCTGTTGCAAGGGCGCTTGGTGGCCAGTGTGCAGTTGGTGGCCGCATTGGGCGGCGGCTGGGATGCAGAACAAGCCTTTGCCGAGCAGGACTGA
- a CDS encoding MdtB/MuxB family multidrug efflux RND transporter permease subunit, producing the protein MNLSRLFILRPVATTLSMLAIVLAGLIAYKLLPVSALPQVDYPTIRVMTLYPGASPEVMTSAVTAPLERQFGQMPGLEQMASTSSGGASVLTLRFNLDMNMDVAEQQVQAAINAASNLLPSDLPAPPVYNKVNPADTPVLTLAISSKTMPLPKLNDLVDTRVAQKLAQISGVGMVSIAGGQRQAVRIKVNVDALAANGLNLDDVRTLIGASNVNQPKGNFDGPTRVSMLDANDQLRSPEEYANLILAYNNGAPLRLKDVAEIVDGAENERLAAWANENHAVLLNIQRQPGANVIEVVDRIKELLPSITDNLPAGLDVSVLTDRTQTIRAAVKDVQHELLIAIVLVVMVTFVFLRRFSATLIPSIAVPLSLIGTFGVMYLAGFSVNNLTLMALTIATGFVVDDAIVMLENISRHIEEGETPMQAALKGARQIGFTLISLTFSLIAVLIPLLFMADVVGRLFREFAITLAVAILISLVVSLTLTPMMCARLLKREPKEEDQGRFYRASGAWIDWLIKHYGNALQWVLKHQPLTLLVAVASLVLTVFLYMVVPKGFFPVQDTGVIQGISEAPQSTSFAAMSERQQALSKVILQDPAVQSLSSYIGVDGDNATLNSGRLLINLKPHGERDVTASEVISRLQPQLDRLVGIRLFMQPVQDLSIEDRVSRTQYQFSLSSPDADLLAQWSGKLVQALQQRAELADVASDLQDKGLQVYLVIDRDMASRLGISVSQITNALYDAFGQRQISTIYTQASQYRVVLQSKDASVIGPQALESIHVKATDGGQVRLSALARIEQRQAQLAISHIGQFPAVTLSFNLAHGASLGEAVQVIEQVQQDIGMPLGVQTRFQGAAQAFQASLSSTLLLILAAVVTMYIVLGVLYESYIHPVTILSTLPSAAVGALLALLISGNDLGMIAIIGIILLIGIVKKNAIMMIDFALEAERHQGMSPRDAIYQAALLRFRPILMTTLAALFGAVPLMLATGSGAELRQPLGLVMVGGLLVSQVLTLFTTPVIYLYFDRLARRWRPATDVKQAEA; encoded by the coding sequence ATGAACCTCTCGCGCCTGTTCATCCTGCGGCCGGTCGCTACCACGCTGAGCATGCTGGCCATCGTCCTGGCCGGCCTGATCGCTTACAAGCTGCTGCCGGTCTCCGCTCTACCGCAGGTAGATTACCCAACCATCCGCGTCATGACCCTGTACCCCGGCGCTAGCCCGGAGGTCATGACCAGCGCTGTCACCGCACCCCTGGAGCGCCAGTTCGGCCAGATGCCCGGCCTGGAGCAAATGGCTTCGACCAGTTCCGGTGGTGCCTCGGTGCTGACCCTGCGCTTCAACCTCGACATGAACATGGACGTTGCCGAGCAGCAGGTGCAGGCTGCGATCAACGCTGCCAGCAACTTGCTGCCCAGCGACCTGCCTGCGCCGCCGGTGTACAACAAGGTCAACCCGGCCGACACCCCGGTGCTGACCCTGGCCATTTCGTCCAAGACCATGCCGTTGCCCAAGCTCAACGACCTGGTCGATACGCGCGTGGCGCAAAAGCTTGCACAGATTAGCGGCGTGGGCATGGTCAGCATTGCCGGCGGCCAGCGCCAGGCGGTACGCATCAAGGTCAACGTCGACGCCCTGGCGGCCAACGGCCTGAACCTGGATGACGTGCGCACGCTGATCGGCGCCTCGAACGTGAACCAGCCCAAGGGCAACTTCGATGGCCCCACCCGGGTTTCGATGCTCGATGCCAATGACCAGCTGCGTTCCCCCGAGGAATACGCCAACCTGATCCTGGCCTACAACAACGGTGCACCGCTGCGCCTGAAAGATGTGGCCGAAATCGTCGATGGCGCAGAAAACGAGCGCCTGGCCGCCTGGGCCAACGAAAACCACGCGGTGCTGCTGAACATCCAGCGCCAGCCTGGCGCCAACGTCATCGAAGTGGTCGACCGCATCAAGGAGCTGTTGCCGTCGATCACCGACAACCTGCCGGCCGGCCTCGATGTGTCGGTGCTGACCGACCGCACCCAAACCATTCGCGCCGCAGTCAAGGACGTACAGCATGAACTGCTGATCGCCATCGTCCTGGTGGTAATGGTTACCTTCGTCTTCCTGCGCCGTTTCAGCGCCACCCTCATTCCGTCGATTGCCGTGCCACTGTCACTGATCGGCACCTTCGGCGTGATGTACCTGGCCGGTTTCTCGGTGAACAACCTGACGTTGATGGCGCTGACCATTGCCACTGGTTTTGTGGTCGACGACGCCATTGTCATGCTGGAGAACATCTCCCGGCACATCGAAGAGGGCGAGACGCCCATGCAGGCGGCGCTCAAGGGCGCCCGGCAGATCGGCTTCACCCTGATTTCGCTGACCTTCTCGCTGATTGCGGTATTGATCCCGCTGCTGTTCATGGCTGACGTGGTCGGCCGCCTGTTCCGCGAGTTCGCCATCACCCTGGCGGTGGCCATCCTGATTTCCCTGGTGGTGTCGCTGACCCTGACGCCGATGATGTGTGCCCGCTTGCTCAAGCGCGAGCCCAAGGAAGAAGACCAAGGCCGCTTCTACCGCGCCAGCGGCGCCTGGATCGACTGGTTGATCAAACACTACGGCAACGCCCTGCAGTGGGTACTCAAGCACCAGCCGCTGACCCTGTTGGTGGCGGTGGCCAGCCTGGTGCTGACCGTGTTCCTGTACATGGTGGTGCCCAAGGGCTTTTTCCCGGTGCAGGACACCGGGGTTATCCAGGGCATTTCCGAAGCACCGCAGTCCACCTCGTTCGCCGCCATGAGCGAGCGTCAGCAGGCCCTTAGCAAGGTGATCCTGCAGGACCCTGCCGTGCAAAGCCTGTCGTCCTACATCGGCGTCGATGGCGACAACGCCACGCTCAACAGCGGCCGCTTGTTGATCAACCTCAAGCCTCACGGCGAGCGCGATGTCACTGCCAGCGAAGTCATCAGCCGCCTGCAGCCACAACTGGACCGGCTGGTGGGCATCCGCCTGTTCATGCAACCGGTGCAGGACCTGAGCATCGAGGACCGGGTCAGCCGTACCCAGTACCAGTTCAGCCTGTCATCGCCGGACGCCGACCTGCTGGCGCAGTGGAGCGGCAAGCTGGTGCAGGCGCTGCAGCAACGCGCAGAACTGGCTGATGTGGCCAGCGACCTCCAGGACAAGGGCCTGCAGGTGTACCTGGTGATCGACCGTGACATGGCCAGCCGCTTGGGCATCAGCGTGTCGCAAATCACCAACGCCCTGTACGACGCCTTCGGCCAGCGGCAGATTTCCACCATCTACACCCAGGCCAGCCAGTACCGCGTGGTGCTGCAGTCGAAGGACGCTTCAGTGATCGGCCCGCAGGCGCTGGAGTCGATCCACGTCAAGGCCACCGATGGCGGCCAGGTGCGGCTGTCGGCGCTGGCGCGCATCGAGCAGCGCCAGGCCCAGCTGGCCATTTCCCACATCGGCCAGTTCCCGGCGGTGACCCTGTCGTTCAACCTGGCCCATGGCGCGTCGTTGGGCGAAGCCGTGCAGGTGATCGAGCAGGTGCAGCAGGACATCGGCATGCCGCTGGGGGTACAAACCCGCTTCCAGGGCGCCGCGCAGGCCTTCCAGGCGTCGCTGTCCAGCACCTTGCTGCTGATTCTGGCAGCGGTGGTGACCATGTACATCGTGCTGGGCGTGCTGTACGAAAGCTACATCCACCCGGTGACCATCCTCTCGACCCTGCCATCGGCGGCGGTGGGTGCCTTGCTGGCCTTGCTCATCAGCGGCAACGACCTGGGCATGATCGCCATCATCGGCATCATCCTGCTGATCGGCATCGTCAAGAAGAACGCGATCATGATGATCGACTTTGCCCTTGAGGCCGAGCGCCACCAGGGCATGAGCCCGCGCGATGCGATTTACCAGGCGGCGCTGCTGCGCTTTCGGCCGATCCTGATGACCACCCTGGCCGCGCTGTTTGGTGCCGTGCCGCTGATGCTCGCCACCGGCTCCGGCGCCGAGCTGCGCCAGCCGCTGGGCCTGGTGATGGTCGGCGGGTTGCTGGTCAGCCAGGTGCTGACGCTGTTCACCACCCCGGTCATCTACCTGTATTTCGACCGCCTGGCCCGCCGCTGGCGCCCGGCCACTGACGTGAAGCAGGCCGAGGCATGA
- a CDS encoding efflux RND transporter permease subunit, producing MNLSGPFIRRPVATMLLSLAIMLLGGVSFGLLPVAPLPQMDFPVIVVSANLSGASPEVMASTVATPLERKLGSIAGVTTLTSSSNQGSTRVIIGFEMGRDIDGAAREVQAAINATRNLLPSGMRSMPTYKKINPSQAPIMVLSLTSDVLQKGQLYDLADTILSQSLAQVSGVGEVQIGGSSLPAVRIAVEPQLLNQYGVSLDDVRTAVSNANQRRPMGFVEDAERNWQVRANDQLESAKDYEPVVIRQQNGTILRLSDVATITDGVENRYNSGFFNDQSAVLLVVNRQTGANIIETVDQIKAQLPALQSLLPASVQLNVAMDRSPVIKATLKEAEHTLLIAVVLVILVVYLFLGSLRASLIPSLAVPVSLVGTFAVMYLCGFSLNNLSLMALILATGLVVDDAIVVLENISRHIEGGQPPMKAAFLGAREVGFTLLSMNVSLVAVFVSILFMGGIVRNLFQEFSITLAAAIIVSLVVSLTLTPMLCARWLKPHQAEQTRVQRWSDKVHQRMVNAYDRSLGWVLRHKRLTLLSLLATIGINIALYVVVPKTLMPQQDTGQLMGFIRGDDGLSFTVMQPKMEIYRRALLADPAVQSVAGFIGGNSGTNNAMVLVRLKPINERKIDAQKVIERLRKEMPKVPGGRLFLMADQDLQLGGGGRDQSSSQYLYTLQSGDLAALRQWFPKVVAALRALPELTAIDARDGSGTQQVTLVVDRDQAKRLGIDMDMVTTVLNNAYSQRQISTIYDSLNQYQVELEINPKYAWDPSTLEQVQVITADGARVPLSTIARYENSLANDRVSHEGQFASEDIAFDVAEGYSPDQAMAAVERAVAKLGLPEEVIAKLGGTADAFAKTQQGQPFMILGALLLVYLVLGILYESYIHPLTILSTLPSAGVGALLTLYVTGGEFSLISLLGLFLLIGVVKKNAILMIDLALQLERHQGLSPEESIRRACLLRLRPILMTTIAAILGALPLLLSHAEGAEMRQPLGLTIIGGLVFSQVLTLYTTPVVYLYLDRLRHRFNRWRGVRTDVALETPL from the coding sequence ATGAACCTGTCCGGTCCTTTCATCCGTCGCCCGGTAGCGACCATGCTGCTGAGCCTGGCGATCATGCTGCTGGGCGGCGTCAGCTTCGGCCTGTTGCCCGTGGCACCGCTGCCACAGATGGACTTCCCGGTAATCGTGGTGTCGGCCAACTTGTCCGGCGCCAGCCCGGAGGTCATGGCCTCCACCGTGGCCACGCCACTGGAGCGCAAGCTGGGCAGCATCGCTGGCGTGACCACGCTGACCAGCAGCTCCAACCAGGGCTCCACGCGGGTCATCATCGGCTTCGAAATGGGCCGCGACATCGACGGCGCGGCGCGCGAGGTGCAGGCAGCGATCAACGCCACCCGCAACCTGCTGCCCAGCGGCATGCGCAGCATGCCCACCTACAAGAAGATCAACCCGTCGCAAGCACCGATCATGGTGCTGTCGCTGACGTCGGACGTGCTGCAGAAAGGCCAGCTGTACGACTTGGCCGACACCATCCTGTCGCAGAGCCTGGCCCAGGTGTCGGGGGTAGGGGAGGTGCAGATCGGCGGCAGTTCGCTGCCGGCGGTGCGCATTGCCGTCGAGCCGCAATTGCTCAACCAGTACGGCGTGTCGCTGGATGATGTGCGGACGGCCGTGTCTAACGCCAACCAGCGCCGGCCCATGGGCTTTGTCGAGGATGCCGAGCGTAACTGGCAGGTGAGGGCCAACGACCAGCTGGAAAGCGCCAAGGATTACGAGCCGGTGGTGATTCGCCAGCAGAACGGCACCATCCTGCGCCTGTCCGACGTGGCTACCATTACCGATGGCGTGGAGAACCGCTACAACAGCGGTTTCTTCAATGACCAGAGCGCGGTGCTGCTGGTGGTCAACCGCCAGACCGGTGCCAACATCATCGAAACGGTCGACCAGATCAAGGCGCAGTTGCCAGCCCTGCAGTCGTTGCTGCCGGCCAGTGTGCAGCTGAACGTGGCGATGGACCGCTCGCCGGTGATCAAGGCCACCCTGAAGGAGGCCGAACACACCCTGCTGATCGCTGTGGTGCTGGTTATCCTGGTGGTGTACCTGTTCCTGGGCAGCCTGCGCGCCTCTCTGATCCCCAGCCTGGCAGTGCCAGTCTCGCTGGTGGGTACTTTTGCGGTCATGTACCTGTGCGGCTTCTCGCTCAACAACCTGTCGCTGATGGCGTTGATCCTCGCCACTGGCCTGGTGGTGGACGACGCCATCGTTGTGCTGGAGAACATCTCGCGGCACATCGAGGGCGGCCAGCCGCCGATGAAGGCGGCCTTCCTGGGGGCCAGGGAGGTGGGCTTCACCTTGCTGTCGATGAACGTGTCGCTGGTGGCGGTGTTCGTCTCCATCCTGTTCATGGGCGGCATCGTGCGCAACCTGTTCCAGGAGTTCTCGATCACACTGGCGGCGGCGATCATCGTGTCGCTGGTGGTATCGCTGACCCTCACGCCGATGCTGTGCGCCCGCTGGCTCAAACCACACCAGGCCGAGCAGACCCGCGTGCAGCGCTGGAGCGACAAGGTGCACCAGCGCATGGTCAACGCCTATGACCGCAGCCTGGGCTGGGTCTTGCGCCACAAGCGCCTGACCCTGCTCAGCCTGCTGGCGACCATCGGGATCAACATCGCCCTGTACGTGGTGGTGCCCAAGACGCTGATGCCCCAACAGGACACCGGCCAGCTGATGGGCTTTATCCGCGGTGACGACGGCCTGTCGTTCACCGTGATGCAACCGAAAATGGAAATCTACCGCCGCGCCTTGCTCGCGGACCCGGCCGTGCAGAGTGTTGCCGGTTTCATCGGTGGCAACAGCGGCACCAACAATGCCATGGTGCTGGTGCGCCTCAAGCCGATCAACGAGCGCAAGATCGATGCGCAGAAGGTGATCGAGCGCCTGCGCAAGGAAATGCCCAAAGTGCCAGGCGGCCGGCTGTTCCTGATGGCCGACCAGGACTTGCAACTGGGTGGTGGGGGGCGCGACCAGTCCTCGTCGCAGTACCTGTATACCCTGCAGAGCGGCGACCTGGCGGCATTGCGCCAGTGGTTCCCCAAGGTGGTCGCGGCGCTGCGTGCATTGCCGGAGTTGACCGCCATCGACGCCCGCGACGGTTCCGGTACCCAGCAGGTGACGCTGGTGGTCGACCGTGACCAGGCCAAGCGCCTGGGCATCGACATGGACATGGTGACCACGGTACTGAACAACGCCTACAGCCAGCGGCAGATCTCCACCATCTACGACAGCCTCAACCAGTACCAGGTGGAGCTGGAAATCAACCCGAAATACGCCTGGGACCCGAGCACCCTTGAGCAAGTACAGGTAATCACCGCTGACGGCGCCCGCGTGCCGCTGTCGACCATTGCCCGCTACGAGAACAGCCTGGCCAACGACCGGGTCAGCCACGAAGGCCAGTTCGCCTCGGAAGACATCGCCTTCGACGTCGCCGAAGGCTACAGCCCCGACCAGGCCATGGCGGCGGTGGAGCGCGCGGTGGCCAAGCTGGGCTTGCCCGAGGAGGTGATTGCCAAGCTCGGCGGTACTGCCGATGCCTTTGCCAAGACCCAGCAGGGCCAGCCATTCATGATCCTCGGCGCGCTGCTGCTGGTGTACCTGGTGCTGGGCATTCTTTATGAAAGCTACATCCACCCGCTGACCATTCTGTCGACACTGCCTTCGGCAGGCGTCGGTGCCTTGCTGACGTTGTACGTCACCGGTGGCGAATTCAGCCTGATCTCGCTGCTGGGGCTGTTCCTGCTGATCGGTGTGGTGAAGAAGAACGCCATCTTGATGATCGACCTGGCCTTGCAGCTGGAGCGTCACCAGGGCCTGTCGCCGGAAGAGTCGATCCGCCGGGCCTGCCTGCTGCGGCTGCGACCGATCCTGATGACCACCATTGCAGCCATCCTTGGCGCCTTGCCGCTGCTGCTAAGCCACGCCGAAGGCGCGGAAATGCGCCAGCCACTGGGCCTGACCATCATTGGTGGCCTGGTGTTCAGCCAGGTGCTCACCCTTTATACGACGCCGGTTGTCTACCTGTACCTGGACCGCCTGCGCCACCGTTTCAACCGTTGGCGCGGCGTGCGCACCGACGTCGCCCTGGAAACCCCGCTATGA